Proteins from a genomic interval of Deinococcus sp. QL22:
- a CDS encoding IS3 family transposase: MCRMLEVTVSGFHTWRRRPPSARSVQDTVLTSQIRVVFQEHHGRYGAPRIQATLRRAGTVCSEKRVSRLMCA; encoded by the coding sequence ATGTGTCGGATGCTGGAAGTCACCGTCAGTGGTTTCCACACCTGGCGAAGAAGGCCGCCTTCGGCGCGGAGCGTCCAGGACACTGTCCTGACGTCGCAGATCCGTGTGGTGTTCCAGGAACACCACGGGCGGTATGGTGCCCCCAGAATTCAGGCCACCCTCCGGCGTGCCGGGACTGTGTGTAGCGAGAAACGTGTTTCTCGCCTGATGTGCGCTTAG